CATTTCGTTTTGGTTGAAGAGCAAAATCTTCGGTCGTTCATTTTCCCTACAGTTGCGTGTCCAAAAATGCAGTCACATACATTGCAACCCTACCCTAGTGACCATGGTTGTTACTGTTCCGTATTGGGATTAACGCAAGAGAACGTATATGCAGTAAAAAACAACGAGCACGTTTGGTCAGAGATACCAAATCAAGGGAGGTTTCTTTGCCCCGCTGGATCGGGATCCAGTCAAACAAACTTGCCTTTTTAATATTAGCTCCCAGTGCTTTATCCCATGTTGCCTTTTCATCTCTCGTATACAGGATTCCCTCTTACGCAACGTATTGCGTTCTTCTACCgtagtaaacaaagttgTTCCAATGGAGTTTTGGTACAATCGCTGCAAGCTTCATGACTTTATGATAGCTTTGGCAGACAAAAAATACCGTTGAATCATGTTTCTCGTCGAAGCGTACCTTTGAAGGCATGAAAAGTCGTGGAATCATCATCCAATGCCAATCAACCATTGGACCCAGTCATGATCCAACAAAAGCTATTCGCCAtccacaaaaaaaagaaaaagaaaaagaaaacagcaTAAAAGGACAGGATGAATAAATACAGAATTTCCAAGTGTACAGGGCGTTCGTTAAGTTGTTTATCGTGCATGTCGCTTCTCTTTGCATCGCACTATTTTGGTGATATTTACTATCAGAGGTTGCTCAATTCAACTTCACTTTTCCcatgtttttgttgaattctTTAAGAGGAATTACTCGCGGAAACCGGTCGAAAAAACATCAGAATAATTACAATTCCGGAAACTCATCACCAGGATCGCCGTTAAAAAAGAGCTCCAATGTTCAATcgtcaaaaacaaactctCCTAGCTCGAATCAACCTCCTCTTTACTTGCTTCAACCATTTGTTCGAAACCATCTAGTAAAGGGAAACTTTCTCACAATCGTATCTTTACCGAAATATGTGGATTTGGATGAATGGCTTGCTTTAAATGGTAGGTACTACTGCATTGACACCTCGTTCTTTGAAATGACTTGCATCGCATGTTTAATCTTCATCAATGGGCTTTGAAggataaaaaaagagtatCATATTGACATCAATCCTAACTGCCCTCTCTTCTCTATGTCTTTAGGGGTGCTTTGTTGCTTTCTACGAAATTTCAGTACTAACGCGTCACATTTAGTTTATGAACTGTTTACTTATTTGAATCACTTCTATGATGtctttacttctttttgtacAGTAGATACTTGTCCCATAATGCAGGCAGGAACCCAGTATGTGTGCTTTTACTTTATAATTCTAGGAATCTATGTGTAACTAATCCTTCCTTGTTTAGCTTTGATTACAAATGGTTGGATAATAATCGGAAGCCTCTTTCTTTGCCAGCTCCCCAATATATAGAGTATGTCTTGGCCTGGATCGAAAATCGCCTTCAAGACCAAAACgtttttccaacaaaagcTGGCTTTCCCTTTCCTACTAACTTCCATGCAATTGTTCGATCTATTTACAAGCAAATGTTTCGAGTATTTGCTCACATCTACTACGCTCATTATGCTGAAATCCTTCATTTGTCTTTAGAAGCCCATTggaattctttctttgctcATTTCATCGCCTTTGCGAAAGAATTCCATCTTTTAGATCCCCGTGACACGTTCCCTCTGAAAGACCTAATTTCGGTTTTAGAAGAGCAGGGCAATATATAATACCTTTTTGCTCTTCTGCATCGTTTCAATTCTTATGATCTAATACTTTTCTGATTTGTATTGTTTTATcgtctttattttcctttctagTCAGTTTTCTACAGAAACGACtcgatttttattttgcaTCATGTCCAATTCTAATAGCCTAGTTTATAAGTATCTCAGAAAAATGGtttccttgtttgtttttgatacCCACTTATGAGcgtctttttgttttctttttttttttgatgctttttttcatcactTGTTTCTCATCCGCAATGTAGTCTCATTGTTTTATTAACCCTTAAGTTTGAAGAGATaggtattttctttgaatgaaaagaaggtttTGCCTCTGTGGATTCCTACGATTTTCTCATTTATCATCCGTTCGCATTTGGAGCTATTTTCGGTTTCATTACCTATAAATGTTCAGGTTTACGATTTTATAAACGCTGttgtttattatattaAGAGATTTCAGTAATCCTCTTGTTTTAGAAGTGAGGATAACAAAGGTAATATCTTTAATCAATATATAGTTCGGTGCATATTTactattttttattgaagaGTAAaaactttcattttttgcGGATGTTTACTATCGACTTGAGATCGTAAAAAGGTAGCAATAGCACATAAAGGACAGTATTTCTATGGACAAGTAAAGGACAAACACTTTTAAAAGACGTACACTTGATCTTCAATCTTGGAGATTGGACGAGCCTTCTCGTATCCTAATGAGACGGTAGCTTGGCGAACAGCATTGACCATGGGTGTTGGTCCGCAGATGAGAATTTTTGAGTCAGCAGAAGGAGCGGGGAAGTGGTGCTTAATCAACTCTTCAGTAACGTAACCAACGGCGCCAGTCCAGTTTTCTGGTGGATTATTAAGAACATGCTCTACCGTAAATCTGGGATCCTTCTTAGCTAAagcttcaatttcatcgCGAAGAATTATATCC
The nucleotide sequence above comes from Schizosaccharomyces osmophilus chromosome 3, complete sequence. Encoded proteins:
- the mob2 gene encoding protein kinase activator Mob2, producing the protein MFLLNSLRGITRGNRSKKHQNNYNSGNSSPGSPLKKSSNVQSSKTNSPSSNQPPLYLLQPFVRNHLVKGNFLTIVSLPKYVDLDEWLALNVYELFTYLNHFYDVFTSFCTVDTCPIMQAGTHFDYKWLDNNRKPLSLPAPQYIEYVLAWIENRLQDQNVFPTKAGFPFPTNFHAIVRSIYKQMFRVFAHIYYAHYAEILHLSLEAHWNSFFAHFIAFAKEFHLLDPRDTFPLKDLISVLEEQGNI